The Georgenia sp. TF02-10 genome window below encodes:
- a CDS encoding DNA-3-methyladenine glycosylase — MTEVLPAAPPAGADRTGWPPAAGRTGWPPAAERTWRPGWPCPVGQVLAVLRHGPADPTFRRDPDGTHWRGVRTPAGTATLRLSVRPHDGEVDAAAWGAGAQWVLDAVPAMLGAADDPDGFPADRHPVVAELHRRFPHWRQPRTGLVLESLVPAVIEQKVTGAEAFAGFRRLVHRFGERAPGPGADRGLWVQPAPATLARIPSWEWLRLPVDPARARTVVAAARLAPSLERTLARPGQADRALRTVPGIGPWTSAEVRARAHGDADAVSFGDYNIPKDIGWALTGRRLDDAGLAELLEPFRPHRYRVQRLVQLAGIHHPRRGHRMPRRTHLPG, encoded by the coding sequence ATGACTGAGGTCCTCCCCGCCGCCCCGCCCGCCGGCGCGGACCGGACCGGCTGGCCGCCGGCAGCGGGCCGGACCGGCTGGCCGCCTGCGGCGGAACGGACCTGGCGTCCGGGGTGGCCGTGCCCGGTCGGGCAGGTGCTCGCCGTCCTGCGGCACGGCCCGGCGGACCCGACGTTCCGCCGCGACCCCGACGGCACCCACTGGCGCGGCGTGCGGACCCCGGCCGGGACCGCGACCCTGCGGCTGTCCGTCCGGCCGCACGACGGCGAGGTCGACGCCGCCGCCTGGGGCGCGGGGGCGCAGTGGGTCCTCGACGCGGTGCCGGCCATGCTGGGCGCGGCGGACGACCCGGACGGATTCCCGGCCGACCGGCACCCCGTCGTCGCCGAGCTCCACCGGCGGTTCCCGCACTGGCGCCAGCCCCGCACCGGCCTGGTGCTGGAGTCCCTGGTCCCGGCGGTCATCGAGCAGAAGGTCACCGGCGCCGAGGCCTTCGCCGGCTTCCGGCGCCTGGTGCACCGCTTCGGCGAGCGCGCCCCCGGTCCCGGCGCCGACCGCGGCCTGTGGGTCCAGCCCGCCCCGGCCACCCTGGCCCGGATCCCCTCCTGGGAGTGGCTGCGCCTGCCGGTGGACCCGGCCCGGGCCCGAACCGTGGTCGCGGCGGCCCGGCTCGCCCCCTCGCTCGAGCGCACGCTGGCCCGGCCGGGCCAGGCGGACCGGGCGCTGCGGACCGTCCCCGGGATCGGGCCGTGGACCAGCGCCGAGGTCCGCGCCCGGGCGCACGGCGACGCCGACGCGGTCAGCTTCGGCGACTACAACATCCCCAAGGACATCGGCTGGGCGCTGACCGGGCGGCGGCTGGACGACGCCGGCCTGGCCGAGCTGCTCGAGCCGTTCCGCCCGCACCGGTACCGGGTCCAGCGCCTCGTCCAGCTCGCCGGGATCCACCACCCGCGCCGCGGTCACCGGATGCCGCGTCGGACCCACCTGCCCGGCTGA
- a CDS encoding IclR family transcriptional regulator: MADLARTVTEDRPGAREGEGEGALLKALRILEAVADSNGASAKEIAATTHMPLPTVYRLVRLLVDEDYLVHLRSEHRFELGFKVHHLATSLHRQLGVPRAVRAAVARLHIDLNVAAYWTVYRGSDVVVAYIADSPQAPRIRLLDFGLHEGAHGTAFGKIMLAGMTPEQRREYLDAHGMPAMTPTTITSSEELEEHLEKVSRTGIAWEYEEFQPDLVCAAVGARDSAGRIVGSVAISGGTELARRQPEVDRALRAAANRMSRYLSGRGSS; the protein is encoded by the coding sequence GTGGCAGATCTCGCCCGAACGGTGACCGAGGATCGCCCAGGAGCCCGCGAGGGTGAGGGGGAGGGCGCGCTTCTGAAAGCGCTGCGCATCCTCGAGGCCGTGGCGGACAGCAACGGTGCAAGCGCCAAGGAGATCGCCGCGACCACGCACATGCCGTTGCCCACCGTGTACCGGCTGGTACGCCTCCTGGTCGACGAGGACTACCTCGTCCACCTCCGCAGCGAGCATCGCTTCGAGCTGGGGTTCAAGGTCCATCACCTCGCGACGTCGCTCCACCGGCAGCTGGGTGTCCCGCGGGCGGTACGCGCCGCGGTGGCCAGGCTCCACATCGATCTGAATGTGGCCGCCTACTGGACGGTGTATCGGGGTTCGGACGTCGTGGTCGCCTACATAGCCGACTCTCCCCAGGCGCCGCGGATCCGCCTGCTCGACTTCGGGCTGCACGAGGGCGCCCACGGCACCGCGTTCGGCAAGATCATGCTTGCGGGCATGACGCCAGAGCAGCGACGCGAGTACCTGGACGCCCATGGCATGCCGGCGATGACGCCGACGACGATCACCTCCAGCGAGGAGCTCGAGGAACACCTGGAGAAGGTGTCCCGGACGGGGATCGCCTGGGAGTACGAGGAGTTCCAGCCCGACCTCGTCTGTGCCGCGGTGGGTGCCCGCGACTCGGCCGGCCGGATAGTGGGGTCCGTGGCCATCTCGGGCGGGACCGAGCTCGCCCGCCGCCAACCCGAGGTTGACCGGGCGCTGCGCGCGGCCGCCAACAGGATGAGCCGGTACCTCAGCGGACGAGGCTCGTCCTAG
- a CDS encoding APC family permease has product MASTTVETDQPTLRRVIGPKLLLLFIVGDILGTGVYALTGQVAGEVGGAAWAPILLAFAVATVTAFSYLELVTKYPQAAGAALYTHKAFGIHFLTFLVTFAVLSSGITSASTAAKFLAENFIVGFDLDWGQGGVTVVAVSFMALLAVVNLRGVKEGLAFNVVLTLVELTGLLIVIVIGFFAMAQGNVDLGRTTVFATAEDKSVFLALTAATSLAFFSMVGFEDSVNMAEETKDPLRTFPRVMLTGLGITVTIYVLVSVAAVAVVPVGTLAESTTPLLEVVRAGAPNLPVDVIYPFLSMFAVANTALINMLMASRLLYGMARQDVLPRVLGKVLPRRRTPWSSVVFTTLIAAGLIITVTNVMGPETVAALGGTTALLLLGVFTIVNVAVLVLRRTPVDREHFRSPGPLPYVGALTCAFLVGPWAQDPVEYRIAGVMLGLGVVLWFLTFLWNRAVRAKTTRFEDPAALDG; this is encoded by the coding sequence ATGGCCAGCACGACCGTCGAGACGGACCAGCCCACGCTGCGGCGGGTGATCGGGCCCAAGCTCCTCCTGCTCTTCATCGTCGGCGACATCCTCGGCACCGGCGTCTACGCGCTCACCGGCCAGGTGGCCGGCGAGGTCGGCGGCGCCGCCTGGGCGCCGATCCTGCTGGCGTTCGCCGTCGCGACGGTCACCGCCTTCTCCTACCTCGAGCTCGTCACGAAGTACCCGCAGGCGGCCGGCGCCGCGCTGTACACGCACAAGGCGTTCGGCATCCACTTCCTGACGTTCCTGGTCACCTTCGCGGTCCTCAGCTCGGGCATCACCTCGGCGTCGACCGCGGCGAAGTTCCTCGCCGAGAACTTCATCGTCGGGTTCGACCTCGACTGGGGGCAGGGCGGGGTCACGGTGGTGGCCGTGTCGTTCATGGCGCTGCTCGCCGTCGTCAACCTGCGCGGGGTGAAGGAGGGCCTGGCGTTCAACGTGGTGCTCACCCTCGTCGAGCTCACCGGCCTGCTGATCGTCATCGTCATCGGCTTCTTCGCGATGGCGCAGGGGAACGTCGACCTCGGCCGGACCACCGTCTTCGCGACGGCGGAGGACAAGAGCGTCTTCCTCGCACTCACCGCAGCCACCTCGCTGGCGTTCTTCTCGATGGTGGGCTTCGAGGACTCGGTGAACATGGCCGAGGAGACCAAGGACCCGCTGCGGACGTTCCCCCGGGTGATGCTCACCGGGCTGGGCATCACGGTGACGATCTACGTCCTGGTCTCCGTGGCCGCCGTCGCCGTGGTGCCGGTGGGCACGCTGGCGGAGAGCACGACGCCGCTGCTCGAGGTCGTCCGGGCCGGTGCGCCCAACCTGCCGGTGGACGTGATCTACCCGTTCCTGTCGATGTTCGCCGTGGCCAACACCGCGCTGATCAACATGCTGATGGCGAGCCGGCTGCTCTACGGGATGGCCCGCCAGGACGTGCTCCCCCGCGTCCTGGGCAAGGTCCTCCCCCGGCGCCGCACCCCGTGGAGCTCGGTGGTGTTCACCACCCTGATCGCCGCCGGCCTGATCATCACCGTCACCAACGTCATGGGCCCGGAGACGGTCGCCGCCCTCGGCGGCACGACGGCGCTGCTGCTGCTCGGGGTGTTCACCATCGTCAACGTCGCCGTGCTGGTGCTGCGCCGCACCCCGGTGGACCGCGAGCACTTCCGCTCCCCCGGCCCGCTGCCCTACGTCGGCGCCCTGACCTGCGCCTTCCTCGTCGGTCCGTGGGCGCAGGATCCGGTGGAGTACCGCATCGCGGGGGTCATGCTGGGCCTGGGCGTCGTGCTCTGGTTCCTCACCTTCCTGTGGAACCGGGCGGTCCGGGCGAAGACCACCCGGTTCGAGGACCCCGCCGCGCTGGACGGCTGA
- a CDS encoding universal stress protein — translation MSVVIAHAPTPEGAAALEHGIEEARRHGWPVAVVSRGPHRHQDPDDAADAGGGGDLAAVERRLAESGVEHSVQRLTGDYDFAERVLDAAATHAATLIVIGIRRRTPIGKLLLASSAQRILLEARCPVTAVKAQNPAG, via the coding sequence GTGAGCGTCGTGATCGCGCACGCGCCCACCCCGGAGGGGGCGGCGGCCCTGGAGCACGGGATCGAGGAGGCCCGCCGGCACGGGTGGCCGGTCGCCGTCGTCAGCCGCGGCCCGCACCGGCACCAGGATCCCGACGACGCCGCCGACGCGGGCGGCGGCGGCGACCTCGCCGCCGTCGAGCGGCGGCTGGCCGAGTCGGGGGTCGAGCACTCGGTGCAGCGGCTCACCGGGGACTACGACTTCGCCGAGCGGGTGCTCGACGCCGCGGCCACCCACGCCGCGACCCTGATCGTCATCGGGATCCGGCGCCGCACGCCGATCGGCAAGCTGCTCCTGGCGAGCTCGGCGCAGCGGATCCTGCTCGAGGCCCGGTGCCCGGTCACCGCCGTGAAGGCACAGAACCCCGCCGGCTGA